The Thermomicrobiales bacterium genome includes a region encoding these proteins:
- a CDS encoding molybdopterin cofactor-binding domain-containing protein, with product MRELNLLEPGEYVRPGGKPLDADLKGDIRKCANNLDWDSPKPANVGRGVSVGLLAAGAHPVSTAFARMEADGKVVLYVSSTDMGQGARTVFSQIVAEELALTVDHVRVMGGDTQVTPYDRSTGASRSTTLAGMAVLRSGTELREQLFDIASQKFGLPKEALEMRDGAIWHEDESITYPDLIKAHFGMVGGELIGRGEVRPEHGSGSYAEGPVFWEVCIGGIELEVDPDTGKITLLKTASVADVGKALNPKQVETQEMGGLMQGIGNAIYEEMIYDPSSGQLTNGSLFDYHIPTMLDLPDSHRSTIVENADGPGPYGSKGVGEGALAGAIAAVTTALGDLGIDLHELPATPERVWRAQQRQQAAGSTQHAERVGAAVEND from the coding sequence ATGCGTGAGCTCAACCTGCTGGAGCCGGGCGAGTACGTGCGTCCGGGCGGCAAACCGCTCGACGCGGACCTCAAAGGCGACATTCGCAAGTGCGCCAACAATCTCGATTGGGATTCCCCCAAGCCGGCGAATGTCGGGCGTGGGGTGAGCGTTGGGTTGCTGGCGGCGGGCGCGCACCCGGTCAGCACCGCGTTCGCGCGTATGGAAGCCGATGGCAAGGTCGTGCTCTATGTCTCCTCGACCGATATGGGGCAGGGGGCGCGCACGGTGTTCAGCCAGATCGTTGCGGAAGAACTGGCGTTGACCGTCGATCATGTACGGGTCATGGGGGGCGACACCCAGGTGACGCCGTACGACCGTTCGACTGGCGCCAGCCGTTCGACCACGCTGGCGGGAATGGCGGTTCTGCGTTCCGGAACGGAATTGCGCGAGCAGTTGTTCGATATCGCCAGTCAGAAGTTCGGATTGCCGAAAGAAGCGCTCGAGATGCGCGATGGCGCCATCTGGCACGAGGACGAATCGATTACCTATCCCGATCTCATCAAGGCGCATTTCGGCATGGTCGGCGGTGAGCTGATCGGCCGGGGCGAGGTGCGGCCGGAGCACGGCAGCGGCTCCTATGCCGAAGGACCGGTTTTTTGGGAGGTCTGCATCGGGGGAATCGAGCTGGAAGTCGATCCCGATACCGGCAAGATCACCCTGCTCAAGACTGCCAGCGTGGCCGATGTCGGCAAGGCGCTCAATCCCAAACAGGTAGAGACCCAGGAGATGGGCGGTCTGATGCAGGGCATCGGCAACGCCATCTACGAAGAGATGATTTACGACCCATCCAGCGGGCAACTGACCAACGGCTCGCTCTTCGACTACCACATCCCGACTATGCTCGACCTGCCGGATTCGCACCGCTCGACCATCGTGGAGAATGCCGACGGTCCTGGGCCGTATGGTTCCAAGGGGGTCGGAGAGGGCGCGCTGGCGGGGGCGATTGCGGCGGTGACAACCGCGTTGGGCGATCTTGGCATCGACCTGCACGAGCTGCCTGCCACGCCCGAGCGCGTCTGGCGGGCGCAGCAACGGCAGCAGGCAGCAGGCAGCACGCAGCATGCAGAACGAGTTGGCGCCGCTGTGGAGAACGATTAG
- a CDS encoding N-acyl homoserine lactonase family protein: MATRVYLLDMGTLMLDMSFVTWNHGQGIEYRFPVFAVYVDTGDKKVLLDTGFEKDWVERNLPFEKPEQSEDQTIVAQLASIGVRPEEIDIVVNSHLHFDHCSGNRYFPGAQFIMSKTELRHAYVPDPWERLGYDKNLVEIPGGKFTLLPPLHGFEYEVAPGVSLIETPGHSEGHYSFVVRPTGEAPMVFPVDVAYNPHNLYNKVLMGLHSDPRELLESMYKIENLTQKIGGRIFFSHDPESFKGYKKAPEFYGE; encoded by the coding sequence ATGGCAACACGCGTTTATCTGCTCGACATGGGCACGCTCATGCTCGATATGTCGTTCGTCACCTGGAACCACGGTCAGGGGATCGAATACCGCTTCCCGGTCTTTGCGGTCTATGTCGACACCGGTGACAAGAAGGTGCTGCTCGATACCGGGTTCGAGAAGGATTGGGTGGAGCGGAACCTGCCGTTCGAGAAACCGGAGCAGAGCGAAGACCAGACCATCGTCGCTCAGCTGGCGAGCATCGGGGTGCGGCCGGAAGAGATCGACATCGTCGTCAATTCCCATCTGCATTTCGACCATTGCTCGGGCAACCGGTATTTCCCGGGCGCGCAATTCATCATGAGCAAGACCGAGCTGCGGCATGCCTATGTGCCCGATCCGTGGGAACGGCTGGGGTACGACAAGAACCTGGTCGAGATTCCGGGTGGCAAGTTCACGTTGCTGCCGCCGCTGCACGGATTCGAGTACGAAGTGGCTCCGGGGGTCAGCCTGATCGAAACCCCGGGTCATTCCGAGGGGCATTACTCGTTTGTCGTTCGTCCCACCGGTGAGGCGCCAATGGTCTTCCCGGTGGACGTCGCCTACAACCCGCACAACCTCTACAACAAGGTGCTCATGGGGCTGCATTCCGATCCCCGTGAGCTCCTGGAGTCGATGTACAAGATCGAGAATCTGACCCAGAAGATCGGAGGACGCATCTTCTTTTCGCACGACCCCGAGAGCTTCAAGGGGTACAAGAAGGCGCCGGAGTTTTACGGGGAGTGA
- a CDS encoding ABC transporter ATP-binding protein produces MTTQPIVTMVGIDKRFGPVQANDQVHLTLYPGEIHAVLGENGAGKTTLMNILSGMYQPDAGSITLDGKPVTIGSPSEALALGIGTVYQHFTLVPNLSVIENVMLGTKTGFVLNLSRGEQQLKELLAGFELNTDPNTEVRHLSIGQRQRVEIVKVLFRGTRVLLLDEPTSVLTPSEVDGLFRILKRLREEGVSVVIITHKLEEALDVSDRVTILRGGKNVGELGPVEIAAAGRAGARQKIVETMFGGMPAAAETFQQHVATGKTLLELVGVSAMGDRGEMAIRNLSLQLRAGEIYGIAGVDGNGQKELGEIIAGQRKTTGGRLIFDDKDFTNKGVATLSKAGIGYITDDRMGEGVVPGMSVAQNAALKTITRSPFSNGIFLNRKAIEENANKLIEQFSVKTPSADTRITLLSGGNIQKLMLARELAMNPTVIVCNKPTYGLDLKTAQFVLKTLREEADSGKAVLLISSELDEILEISDRIGVIYNGEIVETFDRAQVDVETIGRLMLSGRSAVQESAA; encoded by the coding sequence GTGACAACCCAGCCAATCGTGACGATGGTTGGCATCGACAAGCGGTTCGGGCCGGTGCAGGCCAACGACCAGGTGCATCTCACCCTCTATCCGGGCGAGATCCATGCCGTGCTGGGCGAAAACGGGGCCGGCAAGACGACCCTGATGAACATCCTTTCCGGGATGTACCAACCCGACGCCGGGAGTATCACGCTCGATGGCAAACCGGTCACGATCGGTTCGCCGTCCGAGGCGCTGGCGCTGGGTATTGGCACCGTTTACCAGCATTTCACCCTGGTGCCGAATCTCTCCGTCATCGAAAACGTCATGCTCGGCACCAAGACCGGCTTCGTTCTCAATCTCAGCCGAGGAGAGCAACAACTCAAGGAACTGCTGGCCGGGTTCGAGCTCAACACCGATCCCAATACCGAGGTGCGCCATCTCTCGATCGGGCAGCGGCAGCGGGTGGAGATCGTGAAGGTCCTCTTCCGCGGCACACGCGTGCTCTTGCTGGACGAGCCGACCTCGGTGCTCACCCCTTCTGAGGTCGACGGGCTCTTCCGCATCCTGAAGCGGTTGCGGGAAGAGGGTGTGTCGGTCGTCATCATCACGCACAAGCTGGAAGAGGCGCTCGACGTCAGCGACCGGGTCACCATCTTGCGCGGTGGCAAGAATGTGGGCGAGCTCGGGCCTGTGGAGATCGCGGCAGCGGGACGCGCCGGGGCACGGCAGAAGATCGTGGAGACGATGTTCGGCGGGATGCCGGCGGCGGCCGAAACGTTCCAGCAACATGTCGCCACCGGCAAGACGCTGTTGGAGCTCGTTGGCGTTTCCGCGATGGGAGACCGGGGAGAGATGGCGATCCGCAACCTCTCGCTCCAACTGCGGGCAGGGGAGATCTACGGGATCGCCGGAGTCGATGGCAACGGTCAGAAAGAGCTGGGCGAGATCATCGCCGGGCAACGCAAGACCACCGGCGGCCGCCTCATCTTCGACGACAAGGACTTCACCAACAAAGGCGTGGCGACCCTTTCCAAAGCGGGGATCGGTTACATCACCGACGACCGCATGGGCGAGGGCGTGGTGCCCGGTATGAGCGTGGCGCAGAACGCCGCGCTGAAAACCATCACCCGGTCGCCGTTTTCCAACGGTATCTTCCTGAACCGCAAGGCGATCGAAGAGAATGCCAACAAGCTGATCGAGCAGTTCTCCGTCAAGACCCCAAGCGCCGATACGCGCATCACCCTGCTGTCGGGCGGCAACATCCAAAAGCTGATGCTGGCGCGCGAGCTGGCGATGAATCCGACTGTGATCGTCTGCAACAAGCCGACCTACGGACTTGATCTCAAGACCGCGCAGTTCGTGCTCAAGACGCTGCGCGAGGAAGCCGACAGCGGCAAGGCCGTGCTGCTGATCTCATCGGAGCTGGATGAGATTCTCGAGATCAGTGACCGTATCGGCGTGATCTACAACGGCGAGATCGTGGAGACCTTCGACCGCGCTCAGGTCGATGTGGAAACCATCGGCCGCTTGATGCTGTCCGGCCGGTCTGCTGTCCAGGAGAGCGCCGCATGA
- a CDS encoding ABC transporter permease, producing the protein MNERARMSGISILPIASSVLAIVMAFVIGGIFLEANGKDALHAYRILFERGLLNSGGLTETFKKMAPMLIVSAGLLIALRASVWNIGIDGQFMVGALLAGVAGAAVAGSVPNPLMWLIAALAGIVGGLLWAVIPALLMVKFSLNEIITTLMMNYVAVNVCAWLVKGPFKNPDVVAPQTKQIPLEDRLPFIPGTEVHIGLIVGLLCVVVVAIVFRSTVYGFCIDVVGRNRKAAIHAGLPVGRLAGSALLLSGAFAGLAGANDVLGVQGLFKANWNPGYGFTAFALVYLARLNSLLIIPFAFFFSFLLVGGDSMPRRADVPTYFVEMLEGLMLICFAVAVYLERRWHVISERLRGRPDDRVEPETSIGPSALEGLETS; encoded by the coding sequence ATGAACGAACGCGCGCGCATGTCCGGGATCAGCATCTTGCCCATCGCCAGCAGCGTGCTCGCGATCGTCATGGCGTTCGTGATTGGCGGCATCTTCCTGGAAGCCAATGGCAAGGATGCGTTGCACGCCTACCGCATCCTCTTCGAGCGCGGGCTGCTCAACAGCGGCGGACTGACCGAGACCTTCAAGAAAATGGCGCCGATGCTGATCGTCAGCGCCGGGTTGTTGATCGCCCTGCGCGCCAGCGTCTGGAACATCGGTATCGATGGGCAGTTCATGGTCGGGGCGCTGCTGGCCGGTGTGGCGGGAGCGGCGGTGGCCGGATCGGTGCCGAATCCGCTCATGTGGCTGATCGCCGCGCTGGCCGGCATCGTCGGGGGGCTGCTCTGGGCGGTGATTCCGGCGTTGCTGATGGTCAAGTTCAGCCTGAACGAGATCATCACGACGCTGATGATGAACTACGTGGCGGTCAACGTTTGCGCCTGGTTGGTGAAGGGGCCGTTCAAGAACCCGGACGTCGTCGCGCCGCAAACGAAGCAGATCCCATTGGAAGACCGGCTGCCTTTCATCCCCGGCACCGAGGTGCATATCGGCCTGATCGTCGGGTTGCTTTGCGTGGTGGTGGTGGCAATCGTCTTCCGCTCGACGGTCTACGGTTTCTGCATCGACGTGGTGGGGCGCAACCGCAAAGCGGCCATCCATGCCGGGCTGCCGGTGGGGCGGTTGGCCGGGTCGGCGTTGCTGCTCTCCGGCGCGTTTGCGGGATTGGCCGGGGCGAATGACGTGCTGGGTGTGCAGGGGCTCTTCAAGGCCAACTGGAATCCGGGTTACGGGTTCACCGCGTTCGCGCTGGTCTATCTGGCGCGCTTGAACAGCTTGCTCATCATTCCCTTCGCCTTCTTCTTCTCGTTCCTGCTGGTCGGCGGCGATTCGATGCCGCGGCGCGCGGATGTGCCGACCTACTTCGTGGAAATGCTCGAAGGCTTGATGCTCATCTGCTTCGCGGTGGCGGTCTATCTGGAGCGTCGCTGGCATGTCATCTCCGAGCGGCTGCGGG